GCGCGCGATTCGGGCACCGATGATCCCTGCGCTCCGGGCGTTCGCGTACTCGGACAGCGCCGAGCGCTTCACGTGCCCCCGTCTCGTGGCGATGACGAGGAACCGGTCATCGGCGAAGGTCTCCGCTGCGAGCAGCGCGACGATCTCGTCCCCCAGCTCCAGCTCGATGAACTCTTCCACGTGGCGGCCCCGAGAACTCCGCGTGCCCCTCGGCAGCGCCGAGACGGGTAGCGCGTGCGCGTTGCCGCGGGCCGTGATCGCGAGGAGCGTATGCGCTCCCCGCGTCAGGAACGCGTGGCGTGCGAAGTCGCCTTCGCGGGCGGACAGCACTTCGGCGCCCGCCATCCCCCCGCCGGTCGCGGCCGGCTGCGCCTTCACGTAGCCGCCGCGACTCACCAGCACCAGCTGCGCCTCGCCCCCGCCACCCTTCGACAGCCGGAACTCCGCGTCATCGTCGAGAATCTCCGTCCGCCTGGGGTCGTTGTAGCGGCGTGCGAGCTCCCGGATCTCGTCGCGGAGGAATCCCCGCCGGGCCGCCTCGTCCTCCACGAGCGCGGTCAGACGCGTGATCTCCTCCCGCAGCGCCTGCAGTTCCTCCGCCAGCCTGTCCCGCTCCAGACCCGTCAGCCGGACGAGCCGCATCGCAAGAATCGCGTCCGCCTGCCGCTCCGTGAGGCTGAACGCCGCGAGGAGTGCCTTCCGCGCGCCTGCCGGCGTCTTCGAGCCGCGGATGATGTCGATGACGCGGTCGATTTCGTCGAGCGCCGTCCGCAGCCCCTCGACGACGTGGGCGCGGTCCCGGGCGCGGGCGAGGTCGTGCGCCGCGCCGCGGCGGATCACGGAGAGGCGGTGGTCGATCCACGTACCGAGGACTGTTCTCAGGTCCAGCTCCTCGGGCTTGCCATCGACGAGCGCGAGCATGATGACGCCGAACGTGTAGCGGAGCTGCGTCTTCTTGAACAGGGTCGCGAGCACCTTCTTCGGCTTCGCGTCGCGCTTGAGTTCGATCACGAGCCGGATTCCGTCCCGGTCCGACTCGTCGCGCAGGTCGGTGATCGCGTCCGCCCGCCCGGCGCGCACGAGCTTCGTGATCTGCTCAATAACGCGCGTCTTGTTCACCTGGTAGGGAAGTTCCGTGACGATCAGCGAACTCTTCCCGAACCGACCTTCCTCCAGGTGGACCCTCGCGCGCATGTCGAGTCGTCCGCGCCCGGTCCGGTAGGCGGACTCGATGCCGGCCCGGCCCTGGATGTATGCGCCCGTCGGGAAGTCCGGCCCGGGCAGGCGGGCGAGGAGCTCGTCGCTGTCGCAATGCGGGTTCGCGACGAGGTGGTCGACCGCGGCGAGGAGCTCCCCCGCGTTGTGCGGCGGGATCTTCGTCGCCATGCCGACCGCGATCCCGTCGCTGCCGTTCAGCAGGAGGTGCGGCAGCCGGCAGGGCAGAACCACCGGTTCGGTCAGGCGCCCATCGAAGTTGGGCCGCGTGTCGACGGTGTCGCGCTCAATGTCGGCGAGGAGGTCCATCGCGACCGGCGTCATCCGCACTTCCGTGTAGCGGTAGGCGGCGGCCGAATCGCCATCGATCGAACCGAAGTTACCCTGGCCGTCGATGAGCGGATAGCGCAGCGAGAAGTCCTGGACCATGCGGACGATGGTGTCGTACACCGCGCCATCCCCATGCGGGTGATACCGGCCCAGCACGTCGCCCACGACCGTCGCGCTTTTCTTGTGCGGGCGCGAGGGGCGCATCCCTTCCTCAAGCATCGCGTACAGGATTCGGCGGTGAACGGGCTTCAGACCGTCGCGGGCATCGGGGAGCGCACGCTGCACGATGACGCTCATCGAGTAGTCGATGAACGACTCGCGCATCTCCTGCTCGAGCGCGCGGCGTTCGATGCGTTCGTGCTGCAGGGTGCCTTGCGTCACTGCCGTGCCTCCTCTTCCACCTCAACCATCCTCGTCATCATCATCCCGCGCCGGCCCCGGCCGGCGGGACCCTGTGCTACTCACACAGCAGGTCGGCGGTCGCGCGCTGCGCCTCGGAAGGCGTCGCGGGCATGGCGATCACGAAGCCCTTGCGGTTCGCCGCGTCGGGCAGATGGATCAGCATGGGACCCGACGGGAACGGGTCCGGCGCGCGTGCCGCGAGTCCTTCCTCCGAGATCGTGAAGAGGTTCCCGGGCTCGAGGCGGGAAGCGAGCCACGCCCCGTAGGAAAGCCACGCCGCCAACGTATCGTCGCCCCCCGCTACGCCTTCCACCTCCGACCGGTAGCGTGCAACGGCACGCTCGTAGGCTTCGCCGTCGCGCGTCTTCAACCGCAGGAGGAGTTGTCGGTAGAGGGGCTGTACGTCCTCGATCCCGTGCTCGGCCAGCGCCTGCGCGTAGGTCTCCGTCATCCCATCCTCTCCGTCCGCGTCGCCACGCGCGTCCGTTTTCACGGGTCCGCCACACTCACATGTTCCCGGGGCGTCCGCCCGCGGGGATCAGTCGTTATGGGCCAGTTCGTACTCCCGCTGCGCTCGCGTCCGTTCGCTCCCGAGCTTCGCGTCGCGTTTCTTCGCCGCGGCAAGCGACCGTTCCCTGCGGGCATCGGAGTGGACGCGCGGGAGGGAGATGAGTCGGTCCAGCTCCGCACTCCCGCATGAAGAGCACGCGGGCGTCATCGACCCCCTCACGAGGAGTTCGAACTCGTGTGAGCACTCGCGGCACCGGTACTCGTATATCGGCATGGACCCTCCAGTCGCGCGGTACTCCGCAGCATGCTTTTCAACGGTCCCGCGGGCAAGTCGCCGCCCGCCTCACGGATCCCCGGCGCGGTCTCCGCTTTGACAGACTCCGACCGCCGGTCGGATAATGCCGGATTGCCACCCGGATCCGCACCGAGAGAGACTCCATGCCATACGCATCGCGCACCTGCGCCCCCTCGACGATCGTACTCGCGCTCTTTGCGGCCGTACTCGCGCCGTCAGCGCCCGCCCATGCCCAGGACGGAGCGCGGGATGAAGACGCGCAGGCCGTCATCAACGCCCCCGGGCACCCGCTGCTCCAGGGGTTCCGGTGGCGGTCCATCGGCCCGACGGAGCAGGGCGGCCGCGTCGACGACCTCGCGGTCCACCCCGAGGACACGCGGATCTTCTACGTCGGCTTCGCGACCGGCGGCCTTTGGAAGACGACGAACAACGGGACGACCTTCGAATCGATCTTCGACAGCCACGAGACGCACTCCATCGGCGCCCTCGCCCTCGCGCCCTCCGATCCGGAAGTCCTCTACGTGGGCACGGGCGAGGCGAACAACCGGCAGAGTTCGTCCTTCGGTTACGGGGTCTACAAGAGCACCGACGGCGGCGCCACGTTCGCGCACATGGGACTCCGGGAGACGCAGAGCATCGCGCGCGTCCTCGTCCACCCGACGAATCCCGATGTCGTGTGGGTAGCCGCGGTCGGCCATCTCTTCGGCCCGAACGCCGCGCGCGGCGTCTTCAAGTCCAGCGACGGAGGGGAGAGCTGGCGCCACGTCCTCGCGGTGGATGAGGACACCGGCGCGACGGATCTCGTCATGGACCCGTCGAATCCCGACGTCCTGTTCGCCTCCACCTATCAGCGTCGACGCAACGTGTGCTGTTTCGTCGGCGGAGGGCCCGGAAGCGGAATCTGGCGGTCCGGGGACGGCGGAGAGAGCTGGTCGCCCGTCGAGGGAGGCGGCCTCCCCGCCGGCACGCTGGGCCGCATCGCGCTCGCCATGACGCCCGCCGATCCCGATGTCGTCTATGCCCAGATCGAAGTCGCCGCGGACCGGGAGACGCCGCTCTCCGAGGAGGAGCAGGACGAATGGCGACGGCTCGCGAGAGTCGATTCCCTCCCGCCCGACCCGCAATGGTCCGGGGTCTGGCGCTCGGCGGACAAGGGCCGCACGTGGGAGTTCCGGAGCAACGAGAACGGACGCCCCATGTACTTCAGCCAGATCCGCGTGTCCCCCGAGGATCCGGATCTCGTCTACACCGTGGATCAGCGGGTGTCGAAATCGCGCGACGGCGGCCGCACGTGGGAGGTGCTGAGCGGGTACGGTCACGTCGATCAGCACGCCGTCTGGATCGATCCGGCCGACCACGATCACCTCGTGATCGGCAACGACGGGTCGGTCGATGTGAGCTGGGACCAAGGCGAGACGTGGGAAGCGCTGCGGCCGTGGGCCGTCGGGCAGCCCTATCACGCCTCCGTGGACATGCGGCGCCCCTACTACGTGTGTACGGGCCTCCAGGACAACGGAAGCTGGTGCGGGCCGAGTTCCGTGCGCTCGGGGCCGATCCTCTCGGAGGACTGGTATCGCGTCGGCGGCGGGGACGGGTTCTACACGCAGGTGGACCCGACGGACCCGGCGATCGTGTTCGTCGAATCCCAGAACGGGCGGCTCCGGCGCGTGGATCTGCGCGAGGGCGTCACGCGCCCCATCACGCCCCAGGCTCCGGATGAGGAGGATCCGGCGGACACGAACATCGCCCCCGCCCCGTCGCCGGACACCGGGATCCGGTGGAACTGGAACACGCCCTTCCTCCTCTCCCCGCACAACCCGCGCACGCTGCACGCGGGCGGCAACCGCTTCTTCACGTCGCGCGACCGGGGAGAGACGTGGACGATGAGTCCGGACCTTTCGAAGGACATCGACCGGGACGCCGAGGTTCTGATGGGGGTGGCCAACCGCATCCCGCGATGCAACCAGTTCGAACGCGGGACAGAGTGCACCCTGTCGCGCAACGACGGCGTCTCGATGTGGGGCAGCATGACGTCCATCGCCGAGTCGCCCATCGTCCCGGGCCTTCTCTGGGCCGGGACCGACGACGGCAACATCCAGGTGAGCCGCGACGGCGGGGCGACGTGGACCGAGGTGAGCCGGAATCTCCCCGGAGGTACGACGCGGCACTACGTGTCCCGGGTGGAAGCCTCTCATGTGGACGCGGCGACCGCGTACGTCTCGATCGACGGGCACAAGAACGACGACCTGCGACCCTATGTGTACGTGACCCGCGACTACGGTGCGACGTGGGAGGACATCACGTCGAATCTGCCCTCGTTCGGAAACGTGAACACGGTCCGGCAGGACCCGCGGAATCCCCGCCTCCTCTATGTCGGCACGGAGTTCGGCTTCCACGTCTCGTTCGACGAGGGCGGCACGTGGCACGATTTCATGCCGGGCCTGCCCGTGGTCCGCATCGACGACGTGCTCGTCCACCCCCGCGAGAACGACCTCGTGCTCGCGACACACGGCCGCAGCATCTACGTGCTCGACGACGTCACGGCCCTCCAGGCGATGACTGACAGCATCCGGGCGAGCGACGCACACCTCTTCGACCCGCGTCCCGCCGTCCTCTGGAAGAACGACATTCAGCGCCGCCGCTCCCTCACGGGCGACAAGAACTGGACGGGCGAGAGCGCCCCCGCCGGTACGATGATCCAGTACTACCTGGGCTCTCCGGCCGACGTGTCGATCGAGGTCTCGGAACTCGCCACGGGGAGAGTTGTGCGCGACCTCGAGGGGACCGGCCGGCCGGGCCTGAACCGCGTCGCCTGGGATCTGCGCATGAACCCGGGCCTCCGGAATCAGGGCGGGGCCGGGCTGCCCGTGTCCCCGGGCATGTACCGCGTGACGCTGACGGTGGGGGAGGCCACGCGCTCGGCGCTCCTGGAGGTGCTGGAGGACCGCTGGCTGCAGGCGCCGTGAGACGGCGCGCGAGCCGTGGAGTCGGCTATCCGCCGGCCATCGAGTCGAGGAACTCCTGGTTCGTTTCCGTGCGCTGCAGCCGCTCGATCATGAACTGAATCGCCTCGGCCGGCGGCATGTCGGAGAGGAAGTTCCGCAGCAGGTACATCCGGTTGAGTTCGACCTCGTTCAAGAGGAGTTCCTCCTTGCGCGTGCTCGAGCGGTTGAGGTCGATCGCGGGGTAGATCCGCTTGTCGGAGATCTGGCGGTCCAGGAGAACCTCGCTGTTGCCCGTGCCCTTGAACTCCTCGAAGATGACCTCGTCCATCCGGCTGCCCGTCTCGATCAGGGCCGTCGCGATGATCGTGAGGCTGCCGCCCTCTTCGATGTTCCGGGCCGCGCCGAAGAAGCGCTTGGGCCTGTGGAGCGCGTTCGCATCCACGCCGCCGGAGAGGATCTTGCCCGAGTGGGGGACCGTCGTGTTGTAGGCCCGCGCGAGGCGCGTGATCGAGTCGAGGAGGACCACGACATCGTGCTGGTATTCGACGAGCCGCTTCGCCTTCTCGATCACCATCTCCGCCACCTGAGTGTGGCGGTCCGCGGGTTCATCGAAGGTGGATGAGATGATCTCTGCCGGAACGTTCTCCTCCATGTCCGTGACCTCTTCGGGCCGCTCGTCGATGAGGAGCACGATCACCTTCGCGTCCGGCTGGTTCTCCACGATCGCGTTCGCGATCTTCTGCAGCAGGATCGTCTTCCCGGCCTTGGGCGGCGAGACGATGAGGCTGCGCTGCCCCTTCCCGATCGGCGCGATGAGGTCGAGAATCCGCATCGACACGTCGCCGTCTTCCTGCTCGAGGACGAGCCGTTCCTCCGGATACCGCGGCCGCAGGTTGTCGAACGCGATCCGGTGCTTCGCCTTGTCCGGGTCCACGCCGTTCAGCGTCTCCACCTTCAGCAGGGCGAGGTAGCGCTCTCCCTCCTTCGGCGGCCGCACGCGGCCCTGGATGGTGTCTCCCGTCCGCATGTCGAAGCGCTTGATCTGCGACGGGGAGACGTAGATGTCGTCCGGGCCGTACAGGTAGTTCCAGTCCTGGCTCCTCAGAAAGCCGTAACCCTCCGGCAGAATCTCGAGGACGCCCTCGCCCCGGAGGACGATGTCGGAATCGAGGAGATTCTGCTCGATCCGAAAGATCAGGTCCTGTTTTCGAAGGCCCGAGAAGTTGTGAATGTCGAGTTCTTCGGCCATGTCATGAAGTTCGCCGATCGACTTCGACTTGAGTTCGGCGATGTCCATCGCCTTCCTCCGGAAGAGAGTGAGCCGGGCTGCAGCCATGCCGCGTGCGGCATGATCGGTTCGTGAGGTGTCCTGCTTGCGGCCGGGGGATGTGGTCCGAGGTGGACCCACCGACCATAATAGTGCCGCCGGGCACGGTCAAGGCGACCGCGCCTCAACGATCACTGCGACCCTCGAGCGCCGGATGGCCAGACACAATCGCGAAGGAAGGGGACTCGACCAGCTCGGCAATCTGTGGCGGATAAGCTATCAGCCCGACTGGTTCCGTTTGTTGAAGTTGTCGCGGCCGGTGCCCGGCGGGCGCCGCTCCTCCCGCACGCTGTGCCGCAATCCGGCGCGTACGGCGGACGCGGAACCCGGCCGATCCGTGCGGACGCGGATCACGGCTGCGGATGGGTCCGTCGACGTGGCGGTTTCCATCGAAGACCGCGACCAGGTCGTCGACCATGTCATCATCGGGATTCGCCGAAAGCGCGGCAGGAAGACGGAACTGCTCAAGTTCGCCGTCCACGGCGGCCTTCCGAAGCGGAGGATCTAGGAAGCCGCGGGCTGGAAGGCGCGGGCTAGAAGACGCGGACGCGCAGCCAGCGCGACGGGTTGTAGCCGAGATCTTCCGCCAGTCCGGCGGCCGCCGTGCGCAGGGCGGAGAGTTGACGTCGGACTTCCTCATCCATCAGCGCCCGGCCCGCCGTTCCCTCGCCGCGGTCCAGCCGCTCGGTGATCGCCGAGAGTCGCGACATCACCGCGTCCAGCGCGTCGAGCGTCGTTTCCAGATTCTGAACGGCGCTCGCCATTTGGGGCGCGGCCTCCCAGGTCGCGAGCCGTCCCTGCACCCGTCGCGCGGCCGCACTCACGAGCGTGTCCGTCGCGAGCCCGACGAGGGAGGAGCGCCGAAGATCTCGCTGGAGCAGTTCCTCCAGCGACTCGAGACTGCCTTGCAGTCCGGCCAGCGTGCCCGGATCCTCGCGAAAGCGGGCGAGCGAGCCCTGATCCGAACCCAGCACGTCCCGCGCCTCGGTGGCGTCGACTTCGAGCGTGCGCACCGCCTGTAGCAGCGAATCCGACAGCGCCATCACCGTCTCCGGATCGATCGGCGGACCGGAAGCTCGCAGCGTGTCCGCAAAATTCCAGGGGGGCGCGGAGCCCGAGCCCGGGTTCACGGAGAGGACGACGGGCGCCACGAGATCCGATGGCCGGACGTCCGCGGTGGCATCCGCCCGCAAGATGGGCTCGGCGACCCGGTCAATGACGGCGTCGATGATGACGTGGCTCTCGAACGGCCCATCGCGGTCGCTCTCCTCGGGAGGCTGGAAAGAGACCGACAGGACGCGCCCGACCGCCCTCCCCGCCACCCAGACCGCGGAACCCGGCCCGAGCCCCTCGGCCGAATGGGCGAGCGCCGTGATTCGCGGGCCCTCGAGCGTCGCGCGGACGATGAGCTCGATGACGGAGATTGCGGCCGAAAGGACGATCGCGCAGGCAATCAGGATCAGGCCCCGTCGGGCCCGGGTGCGCGCGGCGTCTGAAGTGAGGCCCGTCCGGATCATCCCTGAGCAGACCCACTTCCGGTCTCGGCGTCAAGGCGGGACCCGCCAGTTCGGGCGGTGGGGGAGATGCGGTTTGAGGCGACCTCCCCGTACCGGAGATTCGCGTGCCTTGTTGCGCCCTGCCGCGCCCATTCACGCATCACAAAGGAGAGGAACCATGTCGAGAACCGTGAACCGGGTCATTCTCGTCGGAAACGCCGGCAGCGACCCCGATGTGCGCGAGACCGCTTCCGGCACCGCCGTCGCACATCTGTCGCTCGCGACCAACCGCGTGTTTCGCAAGAACGGGGAGACCCAGCGTCGTACCGATTGGCACCGGCTCACGTTCTGGCGTCGTCAGGCCGAGACCGTCGGCGAGTATGTGCACAAGGGTTCGCGCCTCTACGTCGAGGGCCACCTCGAGTACGGGTCGTTCGAACGTGACGGAATCGCGATCCCCACCGTGGACGTGGTCGTGGAGGACATGGTGATGCTGGATCCGCGACCGGACGACGCGGCGGCCGACAGCGCCGAGCTTCCGCAGTAAACCTCGTGCACCGCGCCGCAATCGGCGAACCGTCGGAGACGCTCGCCGGCGCACTGGAGACCCGCCCCAGGAACGTGCATCTTCCCGTACGTGGGGCGGGTCCGTCGACCAAATCGAAGCGGAGGCATCCGATACAGACACACGATCCGGGGTTCCTGACCCTGTCGAATCTTCTGTCCCTGAGCCGCATACCGCTCGGCCTCGCCTTCATCGTGGTCTCGGACCCCGGCGTGATGGCCGTGCTCGTGGCCACGGCCGGCGCGACGGACGTCCTCGATGGGTTCATCGCCCGGGTTAGCGGGACGCGCTCCCAGGTCGGACTCCTGCTCGACCCGCTCTGCGACAAGCTCTTCGTCCTGCTCGCTCTCTCCGGCTTCCTGGCGGCGGGCGGGCTCGACGCGGTGTCGTTCCTGATCCTGATCCTCAGGGATCTCTATACCGCCGGGTGCTATCTCCTGGCCCGGCTGGTCTCCATCATCATCCCCTTCAGGCCCCGGTGGCCGGGAAAAATCGCGACCGGCCTGCAGTTTCTCACGCTGCTCGCCCTCATTTTCAACCCTCGGTATGTTCCCGCACTCGTTTTGCTCGTCGGCGCGACGTCGGCATGGGCGATCATCGATTACGGAACTCACTGCCTCCGGCGGAAGTGGAAGAGCGCGACCTGACGATCGCCGGATGGCTTGAACGGTTTGGGTTTGAAGAACGAAACGGTCGACATAACGATCATCGGCGGCGGTCCGACCGGACTCTACGGATCGTTCTACGCCGGTATGCGCGGCGTCTCGGCCCGCATCATTGATGTCCTCCCCGAACTCGGAGGTCAGCTGACGGCGCTGTACCCCGAGAAGGATGTCTTTGACGTCGCCGGCTTCCCCCGGGTGCTCGCCAAGGATCTCGCGCGGGAACTCGTCACGCAGGGCCTGCAGTTCGACGCGGAGGTCTGCCTCGAGGAGCGCGTCCTCGCACTCAATCCGGGAAACGGCGGCTTCGATCTTCGCACGAACAAGGGGCCGCGGCCCACGCGCACCGTCGTCATTGCCGGGGGCAAGGGCGCTTTCAAGAGCCGGACGCTGCGCGTGCCGGGGTGGGATGAGTTCCTGGACCGGGGCCTCGTGACGAACGTGAAAGACCCCGAGATGTTCCGCGGGAAACGCGTTCTCCTGGTCGGCGGGGGCGACTCCGCCTTCGACTGGAGTTGGGCGCTGCGCGAGATCGCCGGTGAACTCACGCATATCCACCGCACGAACCGCTATCGGGCCCACGAGAGCACGGTCGCGCAGGTCGAGGGTGCGCATGAACGGGGCGAACTCGAACTCCGTACCTTCTGCACCGTGACGGAGATCCACGGGGGCGACCGGGTCGAGGCCGCGACGATCCGGCACACGAAGACGAAGGAAACGGAGCGAATCGAGGTGGACGACGTCATCGCGCTGATCGGCTTCGTTCCGAACATCGGGCCGATCGCCGAATGGGGGCTCGAATTGCAGAAGAGGTGCGTTGTGGTGGACTCGCGCATGCGCACGAACATCCCCGGCGTTTATGCGGCAGGGGACATCGCCACCTACGACGGGAAGCTGGAATTGATCTCGACCGGTTTCGGAGAGGCCGCGATCGCGGTGAACAACGCGGTCCACCACATCGACCCGACCGCGAAGGTGAACCCGGGCCACTCGACCGACTACAAGGTCTTCAAGTAGCGGGAGCCACCCCGTTTCCTCCGCGCTCGACCCGCCGCCCGGCGAGTTCGATGAGGCGGGCGCCGGGTCCCGCGAGGTTCTCCCTCGCCCAGTCCCGCACATCCTCCTCGTGCGTGAAGAGGATGACCTGGGTAGAGCCCGCGAGCGCGTGCAGCGTCTGCAGCACCGCCTGTTTCCGGACCGCGTCGGACGCGCCCACGACATCGTCGAGGATGAGGGGGCACGTCTCGCCCTCCCGGGTGAGGTGCCGTGAGAGCGCGAACCTGAGCAGCAGGTAGATCTGCTCCGCGGTGCCGTGAGAGAGCAGTTCGGCGGAGCGCCAGCGCCCCCCCGGGGTCCGGACCTCGACGAGCAGATTCTCCGGGTCGATTCGGCATCCCGTGTAGCGGCCGTCCGTCACTCCGGGAAGCCATTCGAGGACCGTCCGCGTCAGAACGGGCGCGATGTCGCGCAGCACGCGCTCCTGCGCCTCTTCGAGGAATCCGATCGTGCAGTCCAGCGTGTCCTTGAGGCGGGCGATCCTCGCCTGTTTCCGCTCGGCCGCCGCCAGCGCGTCCTCCGCGTCGGCGACGCTGGGCAGATGGTGCTCACGTTCGGTGAGCTGGCCGCCGGCGCGCAGTACCTCCTCGCGGGCCGCCTCCGCTTCCCGCCTCAGATTTTCCAGCGTCTCCCCGGTCGGCCGCCCCGGCCGAGCTTTGACAAGGAGGTCCGCCCCGAGCCGGTCGACGAGCCCGCTGGCCCGGAGGCGGCGTTGCTCCACTTCGTCCGCGAATTCATCCAGCGTCCGCTCGCCGAGCAACTGTTGCAGGCGATCCCATGATTTGTTGCGTTCGCCGGCCTCCGCGAGCATCCGCTCCCGGCCCGCGCGCCACTCCTCCAGCGCGTCCGCCAGCTCCTCGGGGTCTTCGGCGGTCACGCCGATCTGCGACCCGGCTTCACGCAGCTTGTTTACGGCATCATCGGCCCGCTCCGACCGATGTGCGTGCCGCGTCTCCGCCGCCAGGCGCCTGGCCCGTTCGTCGCTCCACTCTCGGCGCTGCCCCGCGGTCCGCCGTTCGAGTTCATCCAACTCGCTCCGGGTGACGCCCCGGGTCCTCAACTCCGCGAGCGGGGCTCCGGCCGCATCCGCGAGGAGGGCATCGGCCGCGATGCGCAGCCGATCCGTCTCGGCGGCAAGTGCGTCGAAGGATGAACCGGCAAGCAGCCCCTGAAGCTCATCCCACTGCGAGCCCCGCCGCGCCGCCTCTTCCCTTCCGGCCTGCCGGGACTCGGCCTCGCGGCGCAGCGACTCCGCGAGCGCTCCCGGTTCCAGCGAACCCGCGTCCTCCCCGCCGGCGAATTCACGAAGGCGGTCGATCGCGTCGCGCCGGGTCCGCAGTTCGGCCGCGTACCGCCTGTGGGCCGAGCGTCCGGTCTCGAGTTCGCGGCGGAGACTGTCGCGCCGCACGTCCAGCGCGAGCGCGATCTCGGAGCCGTCGGCCCGCGTCCTCGCCAGTCGGTGAGACAGGACGCCTCCCGCCCCGACCGCGAACAGGATCAGCCCCGCGGAGCGCGACTCCGGCGCCAGCAGCGCGAGGACGAGACCTCCGATCGCCACGGCCGCCGAAAGAGCCAGCCACGCCGCGGCTCGCGCGGGCGAACGTCGCCGGGGGGCCGCCGGCCGCCTCTCTTCGAGATCGGCCAGATCCCCCTCGATTTCCTCCAACCTCCGCCCCGCGGGCGGCTCGACCTCGGAAAGCGACCCCCAAGCGCGGAGCGCGTCGCGGATCTCCGCCAGGCGCGCGTCCTCCTCCGGGGAAACCCGGGGGCCGCCCTCCGGGAAGAGCGCCTGCAGCTCACGTGCACCTGCAAGGCGAGCCTCCACTTTTGCGGCAGCGGCCTCCGCGACGACCGCCCGCGCGGCCGCCAGTTCCGCATCGGCTCCCTCGATCCTCTCCTCGATCTCTCGCGCCGAGGGCCCAGTCAGCTCCACCGGATCGGGGAGGTTGCGCCACGTCGTGAGCGCTTCGGTGACCGCCCGCGTGAGCCCGCCGCCCTCGGGGATCGGGTGGGGCGCCCCCTCGGGGAACTCCTCGTGCAGGGCCCGTGCCTCCCGCAGCCGCTCCGCGTGCGTCTCCGCCTCGGCGCCCGCGAGCGCGGCCTCCGCCGCCTCCACGCGGTGGCGGGCCTCCCTCGCCGCCCTCTCCAGCGTTTCGACCTCGGCGCGACGCTCCTGAAAGTCCTGGTGCGCCTCGCGGGCCGCCTCCAGAGCCTCGCGCGCCTCCGCGACCCGCCGCGCGGTCGTCATGAGCGGCTTCGTCGGAGCCCGGGTCGATCCGACGCGTTCCCGGAGAACCTCCTCGAGCCGCTGCAGCGCGGCGGCCGCGGTCTGGTCCACGCCCGCCGTCGCCGCGGCGCGCTGCATGTCCTCCTGCAGCGAT
This genomic interval from Candidatus Palauibacter polyketidifaciens contains the following:
- a CDS encoding AAA family ATPase; its protein translation is MRFESVTAHRFGPFRDETLELAPGMNVVFGRNEAGKSSWHAALYAGLCGMRRGKGAMRKEEKRFAERHRPWDDDEWEVGAIVALENGRRVELRHDLAGRIESSAEDMSVAGRDFSGEILFDGAPDGSRWLGLNRRSFLATACVRQTDILRVRDDPESLQEDMQRAAATAGVDQTAAAALQRLEEVLRERVGSTRAPTKPLMTTARRVAEAREALEAAREAHQDFQERRAEVETLERAAREARHRVEAAEAALAGAEAETHAERLREARALHEEFPEGAPHPIPEGGGLTRAVTEALTTWRNLPDPVELTGPSAREIEERIEGADAELAAARAVVAEAAAAKVEARLAGARELQALFPEGGPRVSPEEDARLAEIRDALRAWGSLSEVEPPAGRRLEEIEGDLADLEERRPAAPRRRSPARAAAWLALSAAVAIGGLVLALLAPESRSAGLILFAVGAGGVLSHRLARTRADGSEIALALDVRRDSLRRELETGRSAHRRYAAELRTRRDAIDRLREFAGGEDAGSLEPGALAESLRREAESRQAGREEAARRGSQWDELQGLLAGSSFDALAAETDRLRIAADALLADAAGAPLAELRTRGVTRSELDELERRTAGQRREWSDERARRLAAETRHAHRSERADDAVNKLREAGSQIGVTAEDPEELADALEEWRAGRERMLAEAGERNKSWDRLQQLLGERTLDEFADEVEQRRLRASGLVDRLGADLLVKARPGRPTGETLENLRREAEAAREEVLRAGGQLTEREHHLPSVADAEDALAAAERKQARIARLKDTLDCTIGFLEEAQERVLRDIAPVLTRTVLEWLPGVTDGRYTGCRIDPENLLVEVRTPGGRWRSAELLSHGTAEQIYLLLRFALSRHLTREGETCPLILDDVVGASDAVRKQAVLQTLHALAGSTQVILFTHEEDVRDWARENLAGPGARLIELAGRRVERGGNGVAPAT